In Sesamum indicum cultivar Zhongzhi No. 13 linkage group LG1, S_indicum_v1.0, whole genome shotgun sequence, the sequence CCCCCCgtccttttcttctctctctcaaataaattacaactcttttctctctaaatAGATAATAccggtaaattacattttgccatttgtcttgtttttatactttttccaccctttttttaaatttattatctcaattttgtgaaatttgtaagtgtttacatataattatttttcaatcaattttcatGTCATGGAAAAACATCACAAGTGCTCTTAAATACTACATGTATATTGCATATGATgttttttcttacaaatttCTTTGAGATGATAAATTGAAAGGTggaaaagtgtaaaaacggtcataattataataaaaaaatatcatttacctaaaaaaggattttattttatatgtaagcTTAATGTGTATAAAAGTCACATCATTTgtatatttaagaatatatcttataatttgtatgtgtgcaatattattttgcaaccAAACTGTTATTTGGGGTTTGAGATTTCATGCCCCTCTTAGGTTACTATCTAAGTGGGATTgtgagtatataaaaaaatgttgtaCAAACTTATAAATGTCATGAATttaatgagaaaaaagaaaggatttttatcaaatcaagaaatagTAATCATTATCATATCTATGCATAACTTTCACAAAAGAAATGATGTTGAAGCAATTCAAAATTGGaggtattttaaatatatatatatttgggcaTTAAGCAAGCAGTGATGAGTCCATGAACCCCAGTGAGGACAAACTTGGATCTTCTTCACAGCCCATTTCTAGTGTCCAACACCTTTATTGGGCTAAATCAATGCCACTTTAGCCCATTAGTAAAAATgtccaaattcattttttaattattaaactctaatttcatttttttctactaGATTTAGGTCTTTATATTAATCATCCTCTACTTATCCCAACCTCaaaagatttgtttaatttacaataaatcaattagagataaatatattttttatttaattttttattaatatcagcaaatttaatgattttttattaacaaatgaatctatttattaaacaaaaataaatatcaatggtattagatgtaatttcgcAACCTACAAgagatctaatttaattacaccaaacatcAGGGATGTTAGGGATACTTCCGTTGCactctcttgaaatttggtgtaattacatgtaaatctcatgtgatttgaaaaataacagTTAGTACATTCGAGttttgcttctatctaacaaatcaTATCTAcgaaatttgttgatattaactataaaaaaCCCATATTTACCCCTTCTTAATGATTTACTGCgggacaaatatttttttttttcataatcatATTACCCTTATACATGTTCGTCGGTTAATACATATGAAAAAGTACATATTAAGTGTCATAAGGGTAtctaattagaaaaaaattgtttgacctgaaatgagaataaaaatcaaattttgattgatttttcttctttttttgtaataccaataaatttttattaaagaatgaacctatttattagacgaaaataaatttcaataatatgaaaatttacctGTAATTACAGGAGGGATTGTGATTATTcctaatattaatgaaaagttgaaaaaaaaaatagacgtaattgattattattaatggtGGGTCAGAAAAGACTGCGATAAGGAGTGTGGAATTGGAGAAAATGTTTGTCCCAATCCGCATGAGAAAAAGTATGTCACatgtatttaataataagaagaagaaaaaagcgAAAGCTTCTTCTGCTGATTAATTTTCCCAACAAACACGCCTTAATCTGACCTCACCAAATTTAAACGGTCAGATTTCGCAGCCTCTGATATCCTACACGCTCCTCTAccatacaaaaattacaaccCCCGAAAGATAAAAACATCCAGTCTCATCACACCACGTGTCCCGCCACTTCCATCATCCATCCTGCGAAAGTGAAACATTCAATTCAACGGCCATTTTATCATTTCATTTCCCACAGCCTTTCATTTTTGCCCAACACTTTTTGTACCTAACTTCACCACTTCTCTACGCGACTCCGGTACTGTTTCAGGTAaggctctctctctctctctctcaacctATATACACATGcttatgtgtgtatatacCTCGTTTCTGCCGTGGTTTCATGTGATATGATCGGGTTTAGAATTTCATTTTGAGAGTCGGTAGCCGCCGTTGACCGGTTTATTTGGTAGGGATCTGATGGATTTTGGCTAGTTGTTTTCGATGTTTGAATTTGCTTGAGTGATTTTTACATGATTGTGTACTGAAATTGGAGATAGCAATCAGGCTTTGAGCTTGTGGTTTTCGAGGTTTATTTTGAAACCTTGGAGGAATTATGTGCGTTGACCGTTTTGATGGGTGAAGATCTGACTATGCTGACAGCTTTTTTGAAGATTCTGGCctaatttattatcaactttttttgATCGAACTGAATATTCACTTACTGATGCGTGAATAACTAGATCTgtcgaaaaatattttatttagtgtTATGGAACATGAAATATAAGCGATGatggtttttgttttgatgtttATCTCTTTTAAGTCGTGATAAGTAATAGAGGTGTGACTTTTTGCTAGAAATGATGGTTTTAGATGCAAGTattatgaaattcttttgttCAACGGAAAgagatttaataaatattggtTTCTTATTTAAGGAATTTAAGAAAGTGATTCATATGTACAGAAGGTTGTAATTCAGGTGTATCTGtattttataatcataataatagcAGAGACACCGAGACATGGTTTGCTATTTGGACCTGGTGATGcatccttcttcttcttctgcttggttTGTCAGCTTTTGTTTCTAGTTAGCAATTAGGATTTATTCATGGAGCCAGTGGAACCCCAGATCTTCTGAGATGGACTTTCAGGATATTTTGAAGTGCTTCATCACAAGATTTCTGTATTTTGGTTGCATTATCAAACTCCtttaaatgttaatttttgtgatatcgCATGTTCTTTGTACAAGAATTTTGGCTCCTCCATTGTATACAAGTTCTGTTTTTAGGCATAAATCTGAGATTAAACATCTAGAGATTTCTTGATGCTTTCAAGATCTAACTATCCAAATGGTTttaagttgatattttttgggcTAAAATTACAGCACAAGTTCGTCGATTCTCTTCTGATATGTCTTCACCTATTTTTCATGCCGTGTTTTTTagtgcatttattttttccgtTCCCATGATACAGTTTGTTGGTGCTCTTGGCTTCTCTTTGCTATCTGATGTGGTTTGACTCTCTTTTGATCTTGCAGTTACTGCACTAAAATGAGTCGTCCACAAGAACCACACAGGCCTTTCCTCTCATTTGGAAATCCATTCCGAATGATATCACCGAAGGGTTCGTACCTGTCTCCAAAGCTTCTTGCTTTGTTGAATACTTTTGAGGAGACATTAGCAGGTAGGATTAAAAAGCTTAAGCCAGAAGGCAGGGAAGATGTCCTTCGGTTATCATGGATGAGATTTGCAATGGAGACACTGTGTGGAATTCATACTGACATAAAATCTCTAATTACAGCCCTTGAACTCCCTGTCTGTGATTGGGATGAGAAATGGATTGATGTTTATTTGGACAATAGTGTGAAGTTGCTTGATATCTGCATTGCTTTCAGCTCTGAGATTTCTCGGCTGAAACAGGGCCACCTCTTTCTTCAATGTGTTTTGCACAATCTAGGTGGTGCCTCCTCAAAGCAGTTTGTGCGTGCACGTTCATCACTGGATGGATGGAGGCAACATATCGCTTCGAAGAATCCACGACTTGATAACTGCTTCTGTGTCATGGATGGTCTTGTCCAAACGCTGGACCTaccaaaaatcaagaactcTTCTAAGGGAAAGGTTTTGATGCGAGCGATGTATGGAGTTAAGGTGGTCACTCTTTTGGTATGCAGCATATTTGCTGCAACATTCTCTGGTTCCGCAAAAAGGTTGATAGACCTAAAGGTTCCTGAGACATACTTGTGGGCTGAGGCTTTTGCTGATCTTCAAACTTTTGTAAATACTGAAAGTAGAAGCATATGTTCAAGTGGTAGTGTCACGGTATTGAAAGAGCTAGAAGCTGTTGATTCAGGGGTCAAGAAATTATACCCCATCGTGCAAGACGGGGCAGACCCTGTTGAAGCTGAAGTATTGCAAGACTCGACATCAGATTTAGGAGAATCGTCAGAAAAACTTTCTCAAGGACTGGATCTGCTTGCAAAGGAGGTGGACAGGTTCTTCCAAATTGTTCTAACCGGACGTGATGCTTTGCTCTGTAACCTTAGGATTGGTGGTAATATCTCTGACCAAGTGCGAGCTAACAAAAATGTAGAAGGCCCTACGGTTAGGTGAAATGATAGATAAATCAAGCTCCTGTGTACACAAGTGTGTATCTTTTTTGTATTCTGTTTCCCGTTTGAATATATAGTAAGGATGTGTGGCTCTAGATGCAGTAGATCTTGTGAGTTGCGCTATGTCAATGTTAACGTAATGGATGAATGTTTGAACTCTTATGTAGTGTTaatgcaaatataaatatagctAAAGTTTGCTGCACATGTGTTTGTTCTCTCTTAAGCACTACTCTCTTTGTTGCAGTTGTTCCCTGTTAACCTATGTGTTGATGTCCCTTTCGTAGTGGATGTTCCACGTTTCTCCTGTGAAGAACTTCAGGGAGTTTTGTGAAATCTTTTTTTGTAGCACCACAAGGTTGTCCTAATTGCAATCTTGATTACATGGACATAAGTTATCGTGCTTTTCAGTTTCTAAAGCTCTGTTAATTTCCTTGGAAATGTCTTGCTAATTGCTGACTTTTGCAGACTTCTATAAATTGAAGGTGGAGTGAAAACAATGACCGGTCTAACCATCTAGATGGTACAAAATGGGGCACATGGGATTAAATGTGAATGATTTGGGCCAAGTTGGTACAAGGTAGTGGATGGAAATTGAGTGCCACCAACTCTGACTGACTAATAACACTAGATTTAATCGCTTCTGGTCAAACAACGGTGTTTTTCTCATCCACCCGTCAatggaaaaatgaagcaaGAACCTTTTCTTTAGCTATCCCTTGACCCAAAGCCTTgggaaaatacaaaattagcAGTATCTAAGTCAGAAGCCtgtagatgatgatgatctgTTTGGTGTAGAGATGCATAAGatttttacttgaaaaattatttttcattttcaagatcACAAAATGAATCTTGATTTGAATTcatcaaaaggaaaaagattaTTTGTTGGATATGTTGTTTTATCTTTACGCCCCCCAATCATTTTCTGGAATTCTTGattcacaaaaatttgaaaggagaactaaaaatcaagaaaaagaaaatactaaattatgaaatcggaaataaataaaaaaataataagccCCCAAACACAATGTTTATTGTTCATATAGTCAACTTGTAACCAAGTGTATGTTCGGTTTTTAACCAAAGTGTATGATTAAAGATTCATAGAACGGCAACCTTCTACTTCCTCCTCCTTACCAGTTAGTTACCTCACCTCCTCAGAAAAGTCAATTAACTTCACGGGTAATCTCAAGTCATTCCAGTTCAAAAGTTCACACGCAAAGCTCCACTTTCTTTCTCTCCAGAAAATTGAGATAAAGAAgaccataaaagaaaatttgtgaaGTCTTTTTATTCCACCAGCCCCCAACACACGCCAAAGGAAAATATAAATGTCCGAAGCCTCACATCTTTGCTTTCAGACACCGACACTCACCCAAACATATCCAAGAACTTGATCAGGAATCCATTCTCTCAACTTGGGTTCTTGAGATTCTTCActccctttctttttccttgccTTATTATAGAGGAAAAAGCCTACAAttctttgttgttgttttctattttttcaattttggctATGTCTGTGGAGTCAAGCTCTGGTTCAGGTGATCATGGTGGGCATAATATCAACGGGGTTGTCACTAATGGTGGGAGATATGTACAGTACAATGTGTACGGAAATCTCTTTGAggtttcaagaaaatatgttCCCCTTAGGCCCGTGGGACGTGGGGCTTATGGCATTGTTTGGT encodes:
- the LOC105172903 gene encoding protein BPS1, chloroplastic-like gives rise to the protein MSRPQEPHRPFLSFGNPFRMISPKGSYLSPKLLALLNTFEETLAGRIKKLKPEGREDVLRLSWMRFAMETLCGIHTDIKSLITALELPVCDWDEKWIDVYLDNSVKLLDICIAFSSEISRLKQGHLFLQCVLHNLGGASSKQFVRARSSLDGWRQHIASKNPRLDNCFCVMDGLVQTLDLPKIKNSSKGKVLMRAMYGVKVVTLLVCSIFAATFSGSAKRLIDLKVPETYLWAEAFADLQTFVNTESRSICSSGSVTVLKELEAVDSGVKKLYPIVQDGADPVEAEVLQDSTSDLGESSEKLSQGLDLLAKEVDRFFQIVLTGRDALLCNLRIGGNISDQVRANKNVEGPTVR